A single window of Psychromonas ingrahamii 37 DNA harbors:
- a CDS encoding YajG family lipoprotein: MIHTWSKKIRFFTLVSAAFFLFSCSNVPNTIQIQPKISTEKNIPAINSNITWSLSSQDRRIAHYLIEISAGDGLATLVNESNSSRLIIQQTLNEQWVAQGLNLSPNNDYKIDVQLIKLLAKVKQSTYKHKINSEVVIKIQLKSNNKTFSKTFNSHTVSEAPLNADGVKISAQLNKQLSLLLTEIVIDPELNTKLQKF, translated from the coding sequence ATGATTCACACATGGTCTAAAAAAATCCGTTTTTTCACATTAGTATCAGCGGCCTTTTTTTTATTTTCTTGCAGCAATGTCCCAAATACCATTCAGATTCAACCTAAAATTTCCACTGAAAAAAATATACCCGCGATTAATAGCAATATCACTTGGTCACTGAGCAGTCAAGATCGACGTATTGCGCACTATTTAATTGAAATAAGCGCAGGTGACGGCCTTGCAACACTGGTCAATGAATCAAACAGTAGTCGTCTGATTATTCAGCAAACTTTAAATGAACAATGGGTGGCTCAGGGATTAAACCTTTCTCCTAACAATGATTACAAAATAGATGTTCAGCTCATTAAATTACTCGCAAAAGTCAAACAGTCCACCTATAAGCATAAAATAAATTCTGAGGTGGTTATAAAAATCCAACTTAAATCGAATAACAAAACATTCAGCAAAACATTTAATTCACACACAGTGTCAGAAGCTCCCCTTAATGCCGATGGTGTAAAAATAAGCGCACAACTTAATAAGCAGTTATCACTATTGTTAACTGAAATAGTGATAGATCCAGAACTTAATACCAAGCTGCAAAAATTCTAA